In Pyrus communis chromosome 15, drPyrComm1.1, whole genome shotgun sequence, the genomic stretch TCGTGACTCTGCACACACCCCCTATAAAACATAACGTCTACTCAacttctctctcttcactctctctctctctggattTTGGATGAGTGCTAATCCTCTCGACTGCTCAAAGCAAAGAAATCAATCTCAAACTCGTACTCGATCATGTCTCGCCTGAAGAACGACTGCTTGTCTTTCACTGTTTCATTGCAAGAGGGTTTTCGTTATGTTAAGGCATGCTTCGTTGGTCAGGTTAGTTTGTTTTTTGCCTTAATGGCTTAGCTATTTACATACGTGAGCGTAATCACATTGGCTAAAGCGGATTTGAGTCGTCCCACCGGCTGGAACGGATGTATGTAAAGGCGTGTTCTTTCTTGTAcgatattaataatttttttgacgGTTGATTGATGTTGGAGCAGGCTAAGAAGTTGACAGCAAGGAATGAGCAGGAAGCAACAGAAGCAGAGCTTCAGACAGCCAAAATGCAAGTTGAAGCTGCTGATGCCGCTGAGGATACCAAAAAACAGACTCCATAATTCTCCCTAATGTAATGTAATTGCTCTAACAGTTCtacctttctttcttttgttataATTGAGCAGAATATATtttgcaatttaaaatttt encodes the following:
- the LOC137717171 gene encoding uncharacterized protein, with the translated sequence MSRLKNDCLSFTVSLQEGFRYVKACFVGQAKKLTARNEQEATEAELQTAKMQVEAADAAEDTKKQTP